DNA from Desulfovibrio sp. TomC:
ACCGAACAGGTCCTCTTACGGTTGGATGTTGTCGGACGGCTCTGCCATACAACCAGTGCCGGCTACCAGATTTTCCATGGGGGCGATCCCCCATCCCACAGGTTTTCAAGATATTGCTTGTCCGGCAAGGTGTCCATGGCTTTCCAGAAACCGGTATGCCGGTAGGCATGAAGCTGCCCTTCACGGGCCAGCCGCTCCAGAGGTTCACGCTCCCATATGGTGGCGTCGCCCTCAATGTAGTCGAGCACCTTCGGCGAAAGCACGTAAAACCCGCCACATATCCATCCGCCGTCGCCCTTGGGCTTTTCGGCAAACCGCAGCACGTGATCCCCGTCCAGGGCCAGGGCTCCATAGCGGCCCGGAGGTTGCACCGCGACCAGGGTGGCCAAGGCTCCGCTTTGCTCATGCGCCCGGATCTCAGCGGGTATATCCAGATCGGCGAGTCCGTCGCCGTAGGTCATGCAAAAAAGATCGTCATCACCCAAATACGGCCTGATGCGCTTAATCCGTCCGCCAGTCATGGAGGCGTCACCGGTATCGACCAGTGTCACTTTCCAATTCTCGGCGGAATTTTTATGATATTCAACCGAATTATTGCTCATATCAAACGTGACGTCGGACATGTGGAGATGATATTTCGAGAAATATTCCTTAATCAGGTAGCCCTTGTACCCCAAACAGATGACAAATTCGTTAAATCCATGGGCGGAATATATCTTCATGATATGCCACAAGATCGGTTTGCCGCCAATTTCCACCATAGGCTTAGGCTTAATCTGCGTCTCTTCACTAATCCTGGTGCCAAGACCGCCGGCTAAAATCACTATTTTCATGAGGTATCTCTCATCTATTCAAGGAATTGTGAAACTCGCAAGCACTTCCCAAAAAAAAAGTATTCCATAATGGTTACGACCAGTCAACGCCCCAAAATCACTGTCAGACATTCTTGGGACCAGTCAATTCACTACGAGACCAGGGTGCTGCGAAAAAATACCCACAGGCCACCTCGCTCTATCCTCGCAGAGGGTTGCGTGGAAGATAGCCTACTTCTAGAGCAAAGAACTTGGGCATGACCTGCCCGGGACTTTTCGGCCCATCCGAAACTTGAGAAGTCGACTCGCCCGAAGAAGGACGGCAGGTCACCACCTGAGCGGCAATTCCAATAAAGCCCAACGATTCCCCGCTCGACAGAATTGTACCGGAGGTTTAATCTGGGGCTGGTCCAAAAATCACTAATAAAAATTCCTTATTTTTCGAATGTTACCCCTGGAAGGTATTCCCACATATTGAAGCAGGCGATCCAGGAAAAGCCAAGCGGATCCGACTACAAATTCCTCGCAGCGAGGACTGTTGTGCACAATCATTGTACACTATAAGCATAACCGACTCAAGAGAAGACATCAATTCATGACAGCACCCCACTCACGATAAATATTGGCCTAACAATATCGCCAATTATCTCAGAGGATAACTGCTCACCCAGTCAAGTCTGTTTTACATTCAGCAGTTCTATCAACAACAAACGCAAGAAGTATCGATACAAAATAAATTTAATATGCACCATATTGACGCGTTAACAATCAAATATAACACACAAGGACATCGTTGTGACAGTTTAATGCATCCAATAACTTATTTTCGATTCTATAAGAATCCAGAAATAACGAATACTCATAAGTTACGTGTAAAATATGCAATCTTGCAGCTGCATGAAAATTGTTTTCCTCATGAAACGTCGCACAATCTTAAAGGCACAACGTCAAAAATCTATAGCCTTTTAGCGCTTATTTATGAATATAATTTCACTTAAATTTAATTTACTATATCTTCTGCAATGGTGACAAGCATCGGCGCACAAAATCAGGAGGAGTTTTAAATGCATTCTGGAAGATCGTTGAGCCTTTGAACCCCAGGCCAACGAAAGACGGTGATAAGTAACATCGACGCAAGGTTGGAAGAGGCAGAAAATAGATTGAGGCGCGTATTGTCTTTTTTGCCATCGTGTCTGTGTTGGAACCAGCATTCAATTGAAGGCGTCGCCCAAAGCAGTTTTTGGCAGTCCGGGAGCAATTCATCGAAATTTCAGAGAAGGCGAGCAGTCGGACTTTTTCTGAAACCTTGGAAGTGTGTTTTGGCTGAGTATGACGAATGGGAAGGACATGTGCGCTCTCGCGGCGAAGAACAATGGGAGAATGTGGAAGAAACTTCTTATAAACCATGCCCGTGGGGCGTAGAAGCCTGCCATTTTTGGTTTAACTGGTGCCGGATATAGGCGGTTCGGTATAAAAAGATCGGGGCAACCCATTTTGCATAGATCTATTTGTCGGCGGCAATCATTGCATTATAGAAGATAAAAACTAAAAATACTCATAAATATGTCATTAATTGATACATATATTTTACACATGTTTTTAAACTATGAAATTTTAATGCGAAAGTGTCAAGGAGACATCATGAAACTAAGTAAAATAAAAAAAATCATAGGCATACTTCCCATTAAAAACCAAATAACTCTAATACAAAATGCCGTACCATTAGCACAATCCGTACCAGACGTCCTTGAAATTGCAACCTATTTGCTTGCGCTTGGACTAAAAGAAAGTAGCATCGAGTTACTATCCAAAAAAATCGATGATCGAAAAATCCTGCCGTCACTTAACGACCATGATGTTTGCCTTTACCTAGCACTAAAAGTGCACCTTGGAATCATTAACAAGCCCAGCGACGTCAATGATTGCTTTTGCACTATTCCAGACGAATGGCCAATGAAGTGGTTTGCAAACTGGATGACAACCGGTAGTATCGAAACATGTGAGGCATCTCCGGCAGAAGCTAATCCAT
Protein-coding regions in this window:
- the rfbF gene encoding glucose-1-phosphate cytidylyltransferase → MKIVILAGGLGTRISEETQIKPKPMVEIGGKPILWHIMKIYSAHGFNEFVICLGYKGYLIKEYFSKYHLHMSDVTFDMSNNSVEYHKNSAENWKVTLVDTGDASMTGGRIKRIRPYLGDDDLFCMTYGDGLADLDIPAEIRAHEQSGALATLVAVQPPGRYGALALDGDHVLRFAEKPKGDGGWICGGFYVLSPKVLDYIEGDATIWEREPLERLAREGQLHAYRHTGFWKAMDTLPDKQYLENLWDGGSPPWKIW